Proteins co-encoded in one Lasioglossum baleicum chromosome 3, iyLasBale1, whole genome shotgun sequence genomic window:
- the LOC143207469 gene encoding mitochondrial import inner membrane translocase subunit Tim29 translates to MSYRQLTQIRSHKFTSKLKNSITDLSQKIQNFETPERLKGTFLERWGRYWKNVYIDYKEVADNVVTECKTRPLKATTYATLIASCVYLNKHNSDESTFQEQLLQNTMKLMQVGEAIRNPVSENHVKWLGQCYNEGILRRFNFGIFSIMWVDNYDEACSLYKTHCSYLKPQYITFYQRVVDIGCLNKWWILENKMKDYDINEVEFSNVIYEQLT, encoded by the exons ATGAGCTACAGGCAGCTTACTCAGATTCGAAGCCATAAATTtacttcaaaattaaaaaattcaatcaCTGATCTCTcacaaaaaatacaaaattttgaaacaccAGAAAGACTAAAAGGGACATTTCTTGAGCGATGGG GACGATAttggaaaaatgtttacataGATTATAAAGAAGTAGCAGATAATGTTGTTACAGAATGTAAAACACGACCGTTAAAAGCTACAACATATGCCACTc TTATAGCATCCTGTgtgtatttaaataaacataACTCGGATGAATCTACCTTTCAAgaacaattattacaaaatactaTGAAATTAATGCAAGTTGGAGAAGCAATACGAAATCCAGTATCTGAAAATCATGTTAAATGGTTAGGACAATGCTACAACGAAGGAATTCTACGACGATTCAACTTTGGTATTTTTTCAATAATGTGGGTGGACAATTATGACGAAGCATGTTCCTTGTATAAAACACACTGTTCTTATTTAAAACCACAGTATataacgttttaccaaagagtAGTGGATATAGGATGCTTAAACAAATGGTGGATCTTGGAGAATAAGATGAAAGATTATGATATAAATGAAGTAGAATTTAGCAATGTAATATATGAACAACTAACTTAA